In the Candidatus Electrothrix sp. GW3-4 genome, one interval contains:
- a CDS encoding AAA family ATPase translates to MITQLEIKNFRGFSEYKIEDVGQVNLLVGTNNCGKTSVLEAVHLLRSRGDASVLISLLSHRGEWIPNEERMHRDAEGDLCRLFHGFRLTAKSALVISAADYAIERLSASINEIQVGQLSLFKDLADSVGRYQLDVEWGWDQDRHSKQEYPISSTGGLSYNYMRKMSRAKLSIEEENYIEFVPASSLAPQEVVALFDKMVLTPDEDLVLEAVRIIEPDITRLASLGGSDRYYPFRSRGYTRNGIVVKSRKWEERIPIGSFGDGIWRLLGLILSLVGAKNGTLLIDEIDTGLHHSVMSKMWKLICTTARKLNVQVFATTHSSDCWKILADNAVEDEVADMPIRIHRIDKDKKKPETFTNQEMHLALNREIEVR, encoded by the coding sequence ATGATAACACAGCTTGAGATAAAGAACTTCAGAGGCTTCTCTGAGTACAAGATTGAGGATGTCGGGCAGGTTAATCTGCTGGTTGGGACAAATAACTGTGGAAAAACTTCGGTTTTGGAAGCTGTTCATCTCCTGAGGTCAAGAGGAGATGCCTCTGTCTTGATTTCTCTCCTTTCTCATCGAGGGGAATGGATTCCAAATGAAGAACGAATGCATCGTGATGCAGAAGGAGATTTATGCCGATTATTTCATGGATTCCGTTTGACAGCAAAATCAGCTTTGGTCATCAGTGCTGCTGATTATGCGATTGAAAGGTTATCGGCTTCTATTAATGAAATTCAAGTAGGTCAGCTCTCTCTGTTCAAAGATTTAGCTGACTCTGTAGGACGATACCAACTTGACGTTGAATGGGGCTGGGATCAGGACAGACATAGTAAACAAGAATATCCCATTAGTTCTACAGGAGGCTTGTCTTATAATTATATGAGAAAGATGTCTCGTGCCAAATTAAGCATAGAAGAAGAAAACTATATAGAGTTCGTACCAGCCTCCTCGCTAGCTCCACAAGAAGTTGTTGCTTTGTTTGACAAAATGGTTCTTACGCCGGATGAAGACTTGGTACTGGAAGCCGTAAGAATCATTGAACCGGATATTACTCGACTTGCCTCTCTTGGAGGTAGTGATCGATATTATCCTTTTCGATCTAGGGGCTATACTCGTAACGGCATTGTCGTCAAAAGCAGGAAGTGGGAGGAACGGATACCTATCGGCAGTTTCGGTGACGGCATTTGGCGTCTGCTCGGCCTCATTCTCTCCCTTGTCGGCGCAAAAAACGGCACCCTCCTCATAGACGAAATTGATACCGGCCTGCACCACAGCGTGATGTCCAAGATGTGGAAGCTGATTTGCACCACCGCAAGAAAACTCAACGTGCAGGTCTTCGCCACCACCCACAGCAGCGATTGCTGGAAAATATTGGCTGACAATGCTGTTGAAGACGAAGTTGCAGATATGCCAATCCGCATTCACCGCATTGACAAGGATAAAAAGAAACCGGAAACCTTCACCAATCAGGAAATGCATCTCGCCTTGAACAGAGAAATTGAGGTGCGTTGA
- a CDS encoding DUF3226 domain-containing protein, with protein sequence MIYEKVLLVEGEEDKRVIPELVEANGVQWGDKPKDRIVEIKPLHGIEKLLDKNLINIELKASGLKILGIILDADEYPSKRWQSIRNCLIERIPDLPEHLPQSGLIHPGEIKVGVWMMPDNRERGMLETFLQFLLPENGKELWRFSEQSCLQAKKDQGACFKDCHSDKAKIHTWLAWQNPPGRQLHNAITERILSPASPQASVFMQWFTGLFEV encoded by the coding sequence ATGATTTATGAAAAAGTGCTGCTGGTTGAAGGCGAGGAAGACAAACGGGTCATTCCTGAGCTTGTCGAAGCCAATGGCGTGCAATGGGGAGATAAACCAAAAGATCGTATTGTTGAAATTAAGCCGCTTCACGGAATAGAAAAACTCCTCGATAAAAACTTGATCAATATTGAGCTGAAGGCATCTGGTTTGAAAATACTTGGCATCATTCTTGATGCAGATGAATATCCCTCCAAACGCTGGCAAAGCATCCGCAACTGCCTGATTGAAAGAATTCCTGACCTTCCAGAACATCTGCCGCAGTCTGGTCTGATTCATCCCGGAGAAATTAAAGTCGGCGTCTGGATGATGCCGGACAACAGAGAACGGGGAATGCTTGAGACCTTTCTCCAATTCCTTCTGCCGGAGAACGGTAAGGAGTTATGGAGATTTTCTGAGCAAAGCTGCCTTCAGGCCAAAAAAGATCAGGGTGCTTGCTTTAAAGATTGTCACAGTGACAAAGCAAAGATTCATACGTGGTTAGCCTGGCAGAATCCACCGGGGAGACAGCTTCATAACGCCATAACTGAACGCATTCTTTCGCCTGCTTCACCACA